Proteins co-encoded in one Clostridia bacterium genomic window:
- a CDS encoding site-specific DNA-methyltransferase, whose translation MPTLEWIGKDKVINHHQEVPYRILDKKYTYNAESSENMIIHGDNLLALKSLLPQYEGQIDCIYIDPPYNTAHSTNNNQRWVYNDNVDDPHIKKWLGEVVGDEGEDLSRHDKWLCMMYPRLKLLQKLLSPYGRIFISIDENELYNLKKICDEIFGPNCFVGQYMWYKSATPPNLSYKIKRNLEYVLCYEKEKNSLKFSGVQKNSASDDPFTKPQNSYKILTFPVGSIHYKGNDGTIKAGIYGTAKFPNKLLDDLVIENGVNTNAVRFENRFIWVQETLEENIRNNTRINLSKQLVLSYKRANYDAEVPPNLIDDTVGVSTTEEAGKEQIAIFGKKVFDYPKDKSLIEYLIQFVDKKDAIILDSFAGSGTTAHAVLDLNKQDGGNRKFILVEMMDYAETITAERVKRVIAGYGEGNKAVAGLGGDFSYYELGEPLFKEDKNLNEEVGEDEIRKYVYYMETKLPLEVGADDNRYYMGKANDTAYYFYYEKDKPTTLNREFLSTVKTKASGYLIYADICALPKETLDKNGIVFKKIPRDIKKL comes from the coding sequence ATGCCGACGCTGGAATGGATAGGAAAAGATAAAGTCATAAACCATCATCAAGAAGTGCCGTATCGGATTCTTGATAAAAAATACACATACAATGCCGAGTCGTCCGAGAATATGATTATTCACGGAGATAATTTGCTCGCGCTAAAATCTCTTCTTCCGCAGTATGAGGGGCAAATCGATTGTATTTACATTGATCCACCATATAACACGGCTCACAGCACAAACAACAATCAAAGATGGGTTTACAATGATAATGTGGATGATCCGCATATCAAGAAGTGGCTCGGAGAAGTGGTTGGAGATGAAGGAGAAGACTTGTCTCGCCATGATAAATGGCTTTGTATGATGTATCCAAGGCTGAAACTTTTACAAAAACTGTTATCCCCATACGGGCGTATTTTCATTTCAATAGATGAGAATGAATTATACAATCTAAAGAAAATATGTGATGAGATCTTCGGGCCAAATTGTTTCGTTGGTCAATATATGTGGTACAAATCTGCAACACCGCCAAATTTATCATATAAAATTAAAAGGAATTTAGAGTATGTGTTATGCTATGAAAAAGAAAAAAATTCGTTAAAGTTTTCTGGAGTTCAAAAAAATAGCGCAAGCGATGATCCTTTTACAAAACCGCAGAATTCATATAAAATCCTAACCTTTCCTGTTGGTTCAATTCATTATAAAGGCAACGATGGGACGATAAAAGCAGGAATATATGGGACGGCAAAATTTCCCAATAAGCTGTTGGATGATCTTGTAATTGAGAATGGCGTTAATACAAATGCGGTTCGGTTTGAGAACAGATTTATATGGGTACAGGAAACATTGGAAGAAAACATCCGCAACAATACAAGAATAAACTTGTCGAAACAATTGGTTTTATCTTACAAAAGAGCAAATTATGATGCAGAAGTGCCGCCTAACCTTATAGATGATACAGTTGGAGTATCCACAACTGAAGAAGCTGGAAAAGAACAAATAGCGATTTTCGGGAAGAAAGTCTTTGACTATCCTAAGGACAAATCTTTAATAGAGTATCTTATCCAGTTTGTAGATAAGAAAGATGCTATTATCCTTGATTCTTTTGCCGGTTCCGGAACCACAGCACACGCTGTTTTGGATTTGAATAAGCAGGATGGCGGCAACAGGAAGTTCATCCTTGTGGAAATGATGGATTATGCCGAAACCATCACTGCCGAACGTGTTAAGCGCGTAATAGCCGGTTATGGCGAGGGCAACAAGGCGGTTGCGGGGCTCGGCGGTGACTTCAGTTATTATGAACTCGGCGAACCACTTTTCAAAGAAGACAAAAACTTGAATGAAGAAGTTGGTGAAGACGAGATCCGCAAATACGTCTATTATATGGAAACGAAACTGCCACTCGAAGTAGGCGCAGACGATAATCGCTATTATATGGGCAAAGCCAATGATACGGCGTACTATTTCTATTACGAAAAAGACAAGCCCACAACGCTGAACAGAGAGTTTCTTTCAACGGTGAAAACGAAAGCAAGCGGATACCTTATTTATGCGGACATTTGCGCTTTGCCAAAAGAAACACTCGATAAAAACGGAATTGTTTTTAAGAAGATTCCGCGAGACATTAAGAAACTGTAA
- a CDS encoding DEAD/DEAH box helicase family protein, whose product MELKRFQRDVINDLNRYCELLNTTNSVSGAYTEFWAEKNVHVGFGAIPPYKNTIENTPHVCFKVPTGGGKTFLACNALKTIFDNLPSKKAKLVVWLVPSEAILTQTLKNLSDPSHPYRQKIEAHFNGRVQVYSKQQVLDGQQFNPTTLNEQLCIVVMSFDSFRIRNKEGRKVYQENGNLQPFAKFIETPDTLIDNVDETALIQVFNQLSPVVIVDESHHTTGDLSIEMLKNLNPSFILDLTATPRANSNIISYVDAAQLKAENMVKLPVIVYNRPSQEEVIADALDLRNKLDELAQTKTDGRYIRPIVLFQAQPKQAENVETFEKLKKRLVDNGIPEEEIAIKTADINELKNVDLQSPDCKIKYIITVNALKEGWDCPFAYILATLANKTSTVDVEQILGRVLRLPYTQQNESKFLNLSYVLTCSNDFHTTITKIIKGLNDAGFSEKEYRIAEEMPAVAPAPELVQTQMQLDDNSNEEEFLQFDDDALKSIMEERKNTTETTSAIDTMLSGAEASSDAYDEAMKQATEEPAGNLPLEVRSKVTTYRMYEQFKDEALSLEIPQFFIKGLPSLFTLDDPDHKDLLTKEELTNGFTLKDKDATIDFSAALESVVEVDVQKNEKPKYRQMSDTESEYFKGMLKNMPPESRVRTCKGTIKGILEKIDCVASSDLTAYIDRIVENMNGDELAAMEKNLYGYAMKIRAKIERLIDEYRVQRFKLLIETGTVECLPSFRLSREINPGKPFGALDKSLYAEEQEVNGFELKVIEKVASLPNVKWWHRNMERMEFYINGYLNHYPDFMVMTNSGKIVMIETKGEHLTSNDDSRAKAELGKKWQDLAGAKYRYYMVSAEPIASNPDATALDAFLRIMKEL is encoded by the coding sequence ATGGAACTGAAAAGATTTCAAAGAGATGTAATAAACGATCTCAATCGCTATTGTGAACTGTTGAATACGACCAACAGCGTTTCGGGTGCCTATACAGAGTTTTGGGCGGAGAAAAACGTTCACGTCGGATTCGGTGCGATTCCGCCTTATAAGAACACGATAGAAAACACGCCACACGTTTGTTTCAAAGTGCCAACAGGCGGTGGCAAAACCTTTTTGGCGTGCAATGCGCTGAAAACCATTTTTGACAACTTGCCGAGCAAGAAAGCAAAGTTGGTCGTTTGGCTTGTGCCGTCGGAAGCCATTTTAACGCAAACGCTAAAAAACCTTTCCGATCCGTCGCACCCATACCGCCAAAAAATAGAAGCACATTTTAACGGGCGCGTACAGGTATATAGCAAGCAACAAGTTTTGGACGGGCAACAGTTCAATCCTACGACTTTAAACGAGCAACTTTGCATCGTCGTGATGAGTTTTGATAGCTTCCGCATTCGCAATAAAGAAGGCAGAAAAGTATATCAAGAGAACGGCAACCTTCAACCATTCGCAAAGTTTATCGAAACCCCCGACACTTTGATCGACAACGTGGACGAAACCGCGCTTATTCAAGTGTTCAACCAACTTTCTCCAGTTGTAATCGTGGACGAAAGCCATCACACGACGGGTGATCTCAGTATTGAGATGCTTAAAAATCTCAATCCGAGTTTTATTCTCGATCTGACGGCGACGCCGCGCGCAAACAGCAATATCATTTCTTACGTGGATGCGGCGCAGTTAAAGGCAGAAAATATGGTCAAGTTGCCTGTTATTGTCTACAACCGCCCTTCGCAAGAAGAAGTGATCGCCGACGCGTTGGATTTGCGAAACAAGTTGGACGAGTTGGCGCAAACGAAAACGGACGGGAGGTATATCCGACCTATCGTATTGTTTCAAGCGCAACCCAAGCAAGCGGAAAACGTAGAGACGTTTGAAAAGTTAAAGAAACGCCTAGTCGATAACGGTATACCCGAAGAAGAGATCGCAATCAAGACGGCGGACATAAACGAACTCAAAAACGTAGATTTGCAATCGCCCGATTGCAAAATCAAGTATATAATCACGGTTAACGCATTGAAAGAAGGTTGGGACTGTCCGTTTGCGTATATCCTTGCAACGCTCGCGAATAAGACTTCGACTGTGGACGTGGAACAGATTTTGGGACGTGTTCTAAGGTTGCCTTATACACAACAAAACGAAAGTAAGTTTTTGAATTTGTCTTACGTTTTGACGTGTTCTAACGACTTTCATACTACGATCACAAAGATTATTAAGGGTTTGAACGACGCGGGCTTTAGTGAAAAGGAATATCGTATTGCCGAAGAAATGCCGGCTGTCGCACCTGCGCCGGAGCTTGTTCAAACGCAAATGCAACTTGACGATAATAGCAACGAAGAGGAGTTCTTGCAGTTTGACGACGACGCTCTTAAGAGTATTATGGAAGAACGTAAGAACACAACGGAAACGACGTCGGCTATTGACACCATGCTTTCCGGTGCAGAAGCAAGCAGTGACGCTTATGACGAAGCGATGAAACAGGCGACGGAAGAGCCTGCCGGCAATTTACCTTTGGAGGTGAGAAGTAAAGTGACTACCTACCGCATGTATGAACAATTCAAAGATGAAGCATTATCTCTTGAGATCCCGCAATTCTTTATCAAAGGATTGCCAAGTCTGTTTACACTTGACGATCCCGACCACAAAGATTTGCTTACTAAAGAAGAACTGACGAATGGTTTCACTTTGAAAGATAAGGACGCAACCATTGATTTCAGCGCGGCGCTTGAGTCCGTCGTGGAAGTCGACGTTCAGAAGAACGAAAAACCAAAATACAGGCAGATGTCGGATACGGAAAGCGAATACTTTAAGGGTATGCTCAAAAATATGCCGCCTGAAAGCCGTGTAAGAACGTGTAAAGGCACTATAAAAGGTATTTTGGAAAAGATAGATTGTGTTGCCAGTAGTGATTTGACGGCGTATATTGATCGCATTGTTGAAAATATGAACGGTGATGAACTCGCCGCGATGGAAAAGAATTTGTACGGATATGCAATGAAGATCCGTGCTAAAATCGAACGTTTGATAGACGAATATCGCGTACAACGATTTAAACTTTTGATTGAAACGGGTACGGTAGAATGCTTGCCGTCGTTTCGTTTGAGCAGAGAGATCAACCCCGGGAAACCTTTCGGCGCGTTGGATAAATCTTTGTATGCCGAAGAGCAAGAAGTAAACGGATTTGAGTTGAAAGTGATAGAAAAAGTCGCTTCTTTGCCAAACGTTAAGTGGTGGCACAGAAATATGGAGAGAATGGAGTTCTATATCAACGGCTATCTCAACCATTATCCCGACTTTATGGTTATGACCAATAGCGGAAAGATCGTTATGATCGAAACGAAAGGAGAGCACTTAACGTCCAACGACGACAGCCGCGCCAAGGCGGAACTCGGCAAGAAATGGCAAGATTTAGCCGGTGCGAAATATCGCTACTATATGGTAAGTGCCGAACCTATTGCCAGCAATCCCGACGCTACGGCACTGGACGCTTTCCTTAGGATAATGAAGGAACTGTGA